Within Ralstonia pickettii DTP0602, the genomic segment GCGGGGCGCACCCTGACCGATGTAGGCCGTAACAATCTTCGCCTCCGCCTGTTTGGCGAGCCAGGCTTCGACCTTAGCCGTGGCCGCGCTGGTCTGGCCGATGGAAGCGCCATAAGGCATCTGGACTTCGACCAGCACCTCGGGGCGGTCGGAAGTCGGGAAGAATTGCTTCTTCACCATGTCCATGCCAAGCACGGCCACCGCGAAGCCGCCCACCACGACGCCGGCGACGATCCACTTGCGCTGGATGACGCGCCCCAGCAGCCGGCGGAAGCGGTTGTAGTTCGGGGTGCCATAGATGGCATCGTGGCCGCCGTCGGCCTTGCTGATCTCCGGGAGCAGCTTGACACCCAGGTAAGGCGTGAAGGCGACGGCGACGAGCCAGGATGCGATCAGTGCGATGCCCACGATCCAGAACATGTTGCTGGTGTATTCGCCGGCCGTGGAACGGGCAAAGCCATTGGGCATGAAGCCGATCGCGGTCACCAGGGTGCCGGACAGCATCGGCGCGGCGGTGTGGCTCCAGGCATAGGCGGATGCGGCAATGCGGCTGTAGCCTTCCTCCATCTTCACCACCATCATTTCAATGGCGATGATGGCGTCGTCCACCAGCAGGCCCAGCGCCAGGATCAGCGCTCCCAGGGTGATGCGGTCGAAGTTCTTGCCAGTTGCGGCCATGACCACGAACACGGCGGCCAGCGTCAGCGGCACGGCCGCCGCGACGACGATGCCCACGCGCCAGCCCATGCTCAGGAAACTCACCACCAGGACCACGAGCAGGGCGACGAAGAACTTGACCATAAACTCATCGACCGAGGAACTGATGTTGACTGACTGATCGGTCACCTTGGTCAGGCTCATGCCCAGTGGCAATTCGGCATTGATGGCCGTGACTTCCGTATCCAGCGCCTTGCCCAGATCCAGGCCGTTCCAGCCGTCGCGCATCACGATGCCCAGCAGCAGTGCGGGTTCGCGGTTATTGCGGATCTGGAATGTCGCGGGGTCCTCGTACCCTCGCTCAACCGTGGCGACATCCGACAGCTTCAGGGTCCGCCCCTGTGCCACCACCGGCGTGTCACGGATTTTCTGGAGCTTGTCGAAGGCGCCGTCGAGGCGAATGAACACCTGGGGACCCGCGGTGTCGATCGACCCGGCGGGCGTGAGGGCATTCTGGCCGTTGAGGGCCGCGAAGATGTCCTGTGGCGAGACGCCCAGCGTGGCCAGGCGGTCATGGGAAAAGGCCACGAAGATGCGTTCGGACTGTTCTCCGATGATGTTCACCTTCTTCACGCCCGGCACGTGCAGCAGGCGCTGACGCTGTGCTTCGGCGTCGCGGACCAGCAGCCGCTGTGGCTCGCCTTTGGCCTTCAACGCGAACAGGGCGAAGGTCACGTCCGAATACTCGTCGTTCACGATGGGGCCGATGACACCGGCAGGCAGATTGCCCGACTCGTCCCTGATCTTTTTTCGCGCCTGGTAGAACTCTTCCTGGACCTCCGAAGGCGGTGTGCTATCGAGCAGGGTCAATGTGGTGAACGCCAGGCCGGGCCGGGTGTAGGTTTCCGTGCGGTCGTACCAGCGCAGCTCCTGCATGCGCTTTTCCAGCCGTTCCGCCACCTGGTCCTGCATCTCCTGCGCCGTGGCCCCCGGCCAGGCGGTGATGACAGTCATGGTCTTCACCGTGAAGGCGGGATCTTCCGCCCGGCCCAGCTGGAAGAACGCGAGAACGCCCGCCAGCGACACCAGGATGATCAGGAACAGCGTGACAGAGCGTTCACGGACAGCGAGTGCGGAAAGGTTGAAGCCACTCA encodes:
- a CDS encoding Acr/RND family transmembrane transporter, which encodes MSGFNLSALAVRERSVTLFLIILVSLAGVLAFFQLGRAEDPAFTVKTMTVITAWPGATAQEMQDQVAERLEKRMQELRWYDRTETYTRPGLAFTTLTLLDSTPPSEVQEEFYQARKKIRDESGNLPAGVIGPIVNDEYSDVTFALFALKAKGEPQRLLVRDAEAQRQRLLHVPGVKKVNIIGEQSERIFVAFSHDRLATLGVSPQDIFAALNGQNALTPAGSIDTAGPQVFIRLDGAFDKLQKIRDTPVVAQGRTLKLSDVATVERGYEDPATFQIRNNREPALLLGIVMRDGWNGLDLGKALDTEVTAINAELPLGMSLTKVTDQSVNISSSVDEFMVKFFVALLVVLVVSFLSMGWRVGIVVAAAVPLTLAAVFVVMAATGKNFDRITLGALILALGLLVDDAIIAIEMMVVKMEEGYSRIAASAYAWSHTAAPMLSGTLVTAIGFMPNGFARSTAGEYTSNMFWIVGIALIASWLVAVAFTPYLGVKLLPEISKADGGHDAIYGTPNYNRFRRLLGRVIQRKWIVAGVVVGGFAVAVLGMDMVKKQFFPTSDRPEVLVEVQMPYGASIGQTSAATAKVEAWLAKQAEAKIVTAYIGQGAPRFYLAMSPELPDPSFAKIIVRTENPDEREALKFRLRQAIADGLAPEARVRVSQLVFGPYSPFPVAFRVAGPDPDKLRAIAADVRRVMDTSPLMRTVNTDWGQRTPALHFTLQQDRLQAVGLTSSGVAQQLQFLLSGLPVTEVREDIRSVQVLARAAGDIRLDPEKIAGFTLIGAAGQRVPLSQVGTVDVRMEDPILRRRDRTPTITVRGDIAEGLQPPDVSTAMLKQLEPIIAKLPAGYRIEQAGAIEESDKATKALLPLFPIMLALTLLIIILQVRSISAMVMVFATSPLGLIGVVPTLLLFQQPFGINALVGLIALSGILMRNTLILIMQIQQNKSEGLAPFDAVVEATVQRARPVILTALAAIFAFIPLTHSVFWGTLAYTLIGGTFAGTVLTLVFLPAMYAIWFRIRVPADAEDRNPEASTVISYSAE